The following are encoded together in the Tripterygium wilfordii isolate XIE 37 chromosome 3, ASM1340144v1, whole genome shotgun sequence genome:
- the LOC119995129 gene encoding uncharacterized protein LOC119995129 → MGKSEEEQSLPSNEGRDDSVEQNAEARFGSCKYWGCCSGVHKLIGLRCLLVLLFSVAVCLSALFWLPPFIQSDQRDLDLDVKYRDHDIVASFNVEKSVQLLEDNILQLQDDIFDEIGVPTTKVVVLSLEPLAGLNTTKVVFGVDSEVKDLIISSTAESLIRASFLALVVNQSSLHLTTSLFGEPYLFEVLKFPGGITVIPPQRAFLLQKVQILFNFTLNFSIYQVQVNFNELTSQLKSGLHLAPYENLYVRLSNSRGSTVAPPTTVQSSVLLAVGNTPSMPRLKQLAQTITGSHSRNLGLNNTVFGRVKQVRLSSIMQHSLHGGDGSGTSVSPSPAPLPYPHPHPHHHHHHHHHHHHHHPHEVQRAPAVSPAPATENTAPPPRKVAPAPEKISPTPQKSNEAKPPGCRNGNQRRVPGKAKRQSHLTPTIAPYISPHYSAAAPQPRVNSPAPAPAPVSGSIPSSSPLPNVAFAHVQPPSRSNPYEGYSGIRPSASPSPLPSSASAGFHTIGWAFSLFLALVSHL, encoded by the exons ATGGGGAAGTCTGAGGAGGAGCAGTCGTTGCCGTCTAATGAGGGGCGGGATGATTCCGTGGAACAGAATGCGGAGGCGAGATTTGGGTCTTGTAAGTATTGGGGGTGTTGCAGTGGGGTCCATAAGCTCATTGGACTGAGATGCTTGTTAGTGTTGCTATTCTCTGTGGCGGTGTGTCTCTCTGCTTTGTTTTGGTTGCCACCGTTTATACAGTCAGATCAGCGGGATCTGGATCTTGATGTGAAGTACAGAG ATCATGATATAGTAGCAAGTTTCAATGTTGAGAAGTCAGTTCAGCTTCTTGAAGACAATATCTTGCAGCTTCAGGATGACATTTTTGATGAGATAGGCGTTCCTACCACCAAA GTGGTTGTATTATCCTTGGAACCTTTAGCTGGATTAAACACTACAAAGGTTGTGTTTGGGGTTGATTCTGAAGTCAAAGATTTGATAATATCATCCACTGCTGAAAGTTTGATCAGGGCATCTTTTTTAGCTTTGGTTGTGAACCAATCATCTCTACACTTGACGACGTCCCTGTTTGGGGAGCCTTACTTGTTTGAGGTGTTAAAATTCCCTGGAGGAATTACTGTGATCCCTCCACAGAGGGCATTTCTTCTGCAGAAAGTGCAAATCCTATTCAACTTCACCTTAAACTTTTCTATATATCAAGTACAAGTGAACTTCAATGAGCTGACAAGTCAGCTGAAGTCTGGACTACACCTAGCACCCTATGAG AATTTGTATGTGAGGCTATCAAATTCCAGAGGTTCAACAGTGGCTCCTCCAACTACAGTTCAGTCATCTGTTTTACTAGCGGTTGGAAATACTCCCTCAATGCCAAGGTTGAAACAGCTCGCTCAGACTATCACGGGTTCTCATTCAAGAAACCTTGGCCTTAATAACACTGTATTCGGTAGAGTAAAGCAAGTTCGACTTTCATCTATAATGCAACACTCTCTCCACGGTGGAGACGGAAGCGGTACATCAGTGTCACCTTCGCCTGCACCTCTTCCTTATCCTCATCCCCATcctcatcaccaccaccaccatcaccaccaccaccaccatcatcacccCCATGAGGTCCAACGAGCTCCTGCAGTTTCACCTGCACCTGCAACTGAGAATACCGCACCTCCACCTCGGAAAGTTGCACCTGCTCCAGAGAAAATCTCACCGACTCCACAGAAAAGTAATGAGGCGAAGCCTCCTGGTTGTCGCAATGGGAACCAAAGGAGGGTTCCCGGGAAAGCCAAAAGGCAGTCTCATTTAACCCCTACCATTGCACCGTATATTTCTCCTCACTACTCAGCTGCAGCACCGCAACCCCGTGTCAATTCACCGGCACCTGCACCGGCACCTGTTTCTGGTTCAATTCCTTCGTCCAGTCCTTTGCCAAATGTTGCTTTTGCTCATGTTCAGCCACCGTCGAGGAGTAATCCTTATGAAGGCTATTCTGGCATAAGGCCATCAGCTTCGCCTTCACCATTGCCGTCTTCCG cttcCGCAGGTTTTCATACCATCGGATGGGCATTTTCACTCTTCCTAGCTCTTGTATCACATTTGTAA